From the genome of Synechococcales cyanobacterium T60_A2020_003:
TCTAATGAGTCATGCCGGAAGCGATCGGCATGCCCCCTTGATCCGTAAAGCTTTAATCTCGTACTCTTTATGAGGGAGTAAGCAAGATAGCCGCACTCCTATAGATTTAGGATTCCCAGATTTTGATCAAACTTGCTCTCCTGTGGTTGAAATCATGGACTGTGTTCACCTAAAACGAAGGACACCCATGAGAGGTGTCCCCGTAGTGCAAACACAATGGTCTGCCAAATCCAGTTCATTGATTTCAAGATATGTAGAAGCGAATTTCGTTGCTAATCCTTAAGGATTCATCGGATTAGGTCTGCTAAACTCGCCCGTACAGACGATTTCTAGTCTAAGAGTTCGTATACCACGGTAACGCTAGTGTTCAGCATCACTTCTAGCGGAGTAAACGGATTGTACGGAGGAGGCGTCATGTAGGGATCAACGTAGGCTGCACTCTGTTCTGGGCAAGAGTAAGGGCTATAGTTAACAGGATAAGAATCTCCTCCAGAAATCCCTAGAATTTCGCCAAGCTGTAATCCGGCTACGCTTGCAAGGGATTCGGCCTTGGTCTGCGCGGCATTCAAGGCTTCACGATGCGTCTCCGACTCTAGCCCCGCACAGCTATTCACGCCAAAATAGGCTCCCGTTTGTCCTAGATAGAGAACTTCATTGTCTGCAATAGCATCGCTTGCAGCATCAATGGCGGACTGAATACGGGAATGGGTTGGCTGATTGATGCGAATTTGGATACGAGGAGAGGTGTAGTAGTCTACGTAGCCTACCGGAGAG
Proteins encoded in this window:
- a CDS encoding SIMPL domain-containing protein (The SIMPL domain is named for its presence in mouse protein SIMPL (signalling molecule that associates with mouse pelle-like kinase). Bacterial member BP26, from Brucella, was shown to assemble into a channel-like structure, while YggE from E. coli has been associated with resistance to oxidative stress.); its protein translation is MKIWISSVLSLSLVATGSSFAYAAATEAEAAPSTNEMPSFSLDESLDGTLVAQYFPMISGDQRNITVIGTGTASVPADFAEVQMFFYIRDSLVYPDYSVEPPVYPTPPTIRRSDLQSVVDAIVATGIPESDIEVYVGSNSPVGYVDYYTSPRIQIRINQPTHSRIQSAIDAASDAIADNEVLYLGQTGAYFGVNSCAGLESETHREALNAAQTKAESLASVAGLQLGEILGISGGDSYPVNYSPYSCPEQSAAYVDPYMTPPPYNPFTPLEVMLNTSVTVVYELLD